One Poecile atricapillus isolate bPoeAtr1 chromosome 29, bPoeAtr1.hap1, whole genome shotgun sequence genomic window carries:
- the GMCL1 gene encoding germ cell-less protein-like 1 isoform X2, with protein MFSGSWKESSMNVIELEIPDQNIDVEALQVAFGSLYRDDVLINPSRVVALLAAACMLQLDGLIQQCGETMKETITAQTVCGYYNSAGTYGLDSVKKKCLEWLLNNLMTHQSVGLFKELSINLMKQLISSSNLFVLQVEMDVYTALKKWMFLQLVPSWNGSFKQVLTEADAWFAERRREFGGDGAFLESAQGSAFLPVFAHLRLQYIISDLASARIVERDALLPSEWLSSVYKQQWFAMLRAEQDNDIGPQEINKEELEGNSMRCGRKLAKDGDYCWRWTGFNFGLDLLVTYTNRYIIFKRNTLNQPCSGSVSLQPRRSIAFRLRLASFDGSGKMICSRTTGYQILTLEKDQEQIVMNLDSRLLMFPLYICCNFLYTSPEKRADSEAQLDNLEG; from the exons ccctgcaggtggctTTTGGCTCGCTCTACAGAGACGATGTGCTCATCAACCCCAGCCGCGTGGTcgccctgctggcagcagcctgcATGCTGCAGCTC gATGGCTTAATCCAGCAATGTGGTGAAACAATGAAGGAAACCATCACTGCCCAAACTGTGTGTGGTTATTATAATTCTGCAGGCACCTATGGGCTGGACTCCGTGAAGAAAAA GTGCCTTGAGTGGCTCTTGAACAATCTGATGACTCACCAGAGCGTTGGACTCTTCAAGGAACTCAG cataAACCTCATGAAGCAGCTGATCAGCTCCTCCAACCTCTTTGTGCTGCAGGTGGAAATGGATGTCTACACTGCTCTCAAAAAG TGGATGTTCCTTCAGCTTGTGCCTTCTTGGAATGGGTCTTTCAAGCAGGTGTTGACTGAAGCTGATGCCTGGTTTGCTGAGCGCAGGAGAG AGTTTGGGGGCGATGGTGCCTTCCTGGAGTCGGCGCAGGGGAGCGCGTTCCTGCCCGTGTTCGCTCACCTGAGGCTGCAGTACATCATCAGTGACCTGGCCTCGGCCAGAATCGTGGAGAGAGAcgccctgctgccctcag aatggCTGTCCTCTGTTTACAAACAGCAGTGGTTTGCCATGCTCAGAGCAGAACAAGACAATGATATTGG gcCTCAAGAAATCAATAAAGAGGAACTGGAAGGAAACAGCATGAGGTGTGGACGCAAACTGGCCAAGGATGGTGAT TACTGCTGGCGCTGGACTGGCTTCAACTTCGGCCTGGACCTGCTGGTGACCTACACCAACCGCTACATCATCTTCAAGCGCAACACGCTGAACCAGCCGTGCAGCGGCTCCGTCAGCCTGCAGCCGCGCCGCAGCATCGCCTTCAG GTTGCGCCTGGCCTCGTTCGATGGCAGCGGGAAGATGATCTGCAGCAGGACAACGGGCTATCAGATCCTGACCCTGGAGAAGGACCAG GAGCAGATCGTGATGAATTTGGACAGCAGACTCCTGATGTTCCCCCTCTACATCTGCTGCAACTTCCTGTACACATCCCCAGAGAAGAGGGCAGACAGCGAGGCCCAGCTGGATAATTTGGAAGGCTGA